From Solidesulfovibrio carbinoliphilus subsp. oakridgensis, the proteins below share one genomic window:
- the mreC gene encoding rod shape-determining protein MreC has translation MAPGKLVHEEAASFWNRYLYFVGIRQQNDQLRQELDAAKDELSRLRENASEVERLRRLLSMTPPGEWTRLGARIISHRLGPNAALETFLIDKGSASGVAPNTPVVSPDGVVGRVLRISPSAATVLLITDPNSRIPVVSQKNRTQGILKGEGPSHELSLQYVAQGAPIEEGEILVTSGLEEIFPKGLPVARVTSVGRSGASLFQLVTAAPLFVPQQLEEAALLFRGAPVIPAAQPDASGQPAPEQPPFPTKSGKLPKTPAAMAPTTRQPTPPPPAQAPAAQAPAAPAPAVKAAPPPAAVQSGQPEKKGREAGAEAGADQKKRRKPSRPEGQ, from the coding sequence TTGGCTCCGGGGAAGCTGGTCCACGAGGAGGCGGCGTCGTTCTGGAACCGCTATCTGTATTTCGTCGGCATCCGGCAGCAAAACGACCAGTTGCGCCAGGAGCTTGATGCCGCGAAAGACGAGCTGTCGAGGCTTCGGGAGAACGCCTCGGAAGTGGAGCGCCTGCGCCGGTTGCTGTCCATGACCCCGCCCGGGGAATGGACCCGCCTGGGGGCGCGTATTATTTCCCATCGCCTGGGCCCGAACGCCGCCCTCGAAACCTTCCTCATCGACAAGGGAAGCGCCTCGGGCGTGGCCCCGAACACCCCGGTCGTCTCGCCCGACGGCGTGGTCGGACGGGTCCTGCGCATTTCCCCGAGCGCGGCCACCGTGCTCCTCATCACCGATCCCAACAGCCGCATTCCCGTGGTCTCCCAGAAAAACAGGACCCAGGGCATCCTCAAGGGCGAGGGCCCGAGCCACGAGTTGTCCCTGCAGTACGTGGCCCAGGGCGCGCCGATCGAGGAGGGCGAGATCCTCGTCACCTCGGGCCTGGAGGAGATCTTTCCCAAGGGCCTGCCCGTGGCCCGGGTGACGTCGGTGGGCCGGTCCGGGGCCTCGCTTTTCCAGCTCGTCACGGCCGCGCCGCTTTTCGTGCCCCAGCAGCTGGAGGAGGCGGCCCTTCTTTTCCGCGGCGCGCCGGTCATCCCGGCCGCCCAGCCCGATGCGTCCGGCCAGCCGGCCCCCGAGCAGCCGCCCTTTCCCACCAAATCCGGCAAGCTGCCGAAGACCCCGGCCGCCATGGCGCCGACCACGCGCCAGCCGACGCCTCCGCCTCCGGCCCAGGCGCCCGCCGCCCAGGCGCCGGCCGCCCCGGCGCCGGCCGTGAAGGCCGCGCCGCCGCCCGCGGCCGTCCAATCCGGCCAGCCCGAGAAAAAGGGCCGCGAGGCCGGAGCCGAGGCCGGCGCGGACCAGAAGAAACGCCGGAAGCCGTCCCGGCCCGAGGGGCAATGA
- a CDS encoding rod shape-determining protein, protein MSRILDKILGLFSNDLAIDLGTANTLVFVKGKGIVLSEPSVVAVKKDPRGGNKVLSVGLEAKRMLGRTPGNIVAIRPMKDGVIADFEVTEAMLRHFISKVHNSRRLVRPRIIICVPTGITQVEKRAVKESAQSAGAREVYLIEEPMAAAIGANLPITEPTSNMVVDIGGGTTEVAVISLSGVVYSKSVRVGGDKMDEAIMQYVKRKYNMLIGESTAEQIKIQVGSAHHSTSHGEMEVKGRDLVTGIPQNITISAEEVQKSISEQVESIVQAVRIALEQTPPELAADIVDRGIVLTGGGALLRGLDQLLREETSLPITVVEDPLSTVVLGSGRALDNLDVLKEVTID, encoded by the coding sequence ATGTCCAGGATTTTGGATAAGATTTTAGGCCTGTTCTCCAACGATCTGGCCATCGACCTGGGGACGGCCAACACCCTGGTGTTCGTCAAGGGCAAGGGCATCGTCCTGTCCGAGCCGTCGGTGGTGGCGGTCAAAAAGGACCCCAGGGGCGGCAACAAGGTCCTCTCCGTCGGCCTCGAGGCCAAACGGATGCTGGGCCGTACCCCGGGCAACATCGTGGCCATCCGGCCCATGAAGGACGGCGTCATCGCCGACTTCGAGGTGACCGAGGCCATGCTGCGGCACTTCATCTCCAAGGTGCACAACTCCAGGCGGCTGGTGCGGCCGCGCATCATCATCTGCGTGCCGACCGGCATCACCCAGGTGGAGAAGCGCGCGGTCAAGGAATCGGCCCAGAGCGCCGGGGCGCGCGAGGTCTACCTGATCGAGGAGCCCATGGCCGCGGCCATCGGCGCCAACCTGCCCATCACCGAGCCCACCTCCAACATGGTGGTGGACATCGGCGGCGGCACCACCGAAGTGGCCGTCATCTCCCTTTCGGGCGTCGTCTATTCCAAGTCCGTGCGCGTCGGCGGCGACAAGATGGACGAAGCCATCATGCAGTACGTCAAGCGCAAGTACAACATGCTGATCGGCGAATCCACGGCCGAGCAGATCAAGATCCAGGTCGGCTCCGCCCACCACTCCACCAGCCACGGCGAGATGGAGGTCAAGGGCCGCGACCTCGTGACCGGCATTCCGCAAAACATCACCATCAGTGCCGAGGAAGTGCAGAAATCCATATCCGAGCAGGTGGAGAGCATCGTGCAGGCGGTGCGCATCGCCCTCGAGCAGACGCCCCCGGAACTGGCCGCGGACATCGTGGACCGGGGCATCGTGCTGACCGGCGGCGGCGCGCTTCTGCGCGGCCTTGACCAGCTCCTTCGCGAGGAGACCTCGCTGCCCATCACCGTCGTCGAGGATCCCCTTTCGACGGTTGTCCTCGGGTCCGGCCGGGCCCTGGACAACCTGGACGTGCTAAAAGAGGTCACGATAGATTAA